The Candidatus Hydrogenisulfobacillus filiaventi sequence AGGGAGGGAGCATCATGCGCAAGCACGCCAGCCAGCGGGAGGACTTCCTGCCCGTTGACGACCTCACGCCCATTCCCCTCACCCGGGCCGAGGTGCGGGGTTGGGTCCGGTGGGCATTCTGGGGCTTGCGGGTCTACATCGCCATCATGCTGGTGCTGGTGGCGGTGGGGTTTGTCCACGGGCTTTAGGCGCCGGATTACTCCATCGGGCGGGGCGGCGGCACGGCCGCCCCGCCCGCCGTTTGCGGGCCGGGCGCGCGCAGGGCCGTCAGCAGGCGCCGCTTCATGCCCAGAAACGTCTGGTCGGTGAGCAGCTGCTCCGCCTGGCGCTCCCGCCCCCAGGGCAGGCGCTCGACCAGGCGCACCCGGCCCGGCCGGGGGGTCAGCACCACCACCCGGTCGCCCAACAGCAGCGCCTCGTCCACATCGTGGGTGATAAACAAGACCGTGGGCCGCAGGTAGCGCCAGAGGTCCAGGAGCAACTGCTGCATGGTGAGCCGGGTCTGGGCATCCAGCGCGCCCAGCGGCTCATCCATCAGCAGGATGGCCGGCTCGGTGATGAGGGCGCGGGCGATGGCAGCCCGCTGCTGCATGCCACCGGACAGCTGGTAGGGACGGTGACGGCCGAAGCCCGCCAAGCCGACCAGGTCCAGCCACTTTGCCACCCGGGCGGGATCGGGCCGGCCCTGCAGGCGCAGCCCGAAGCCGACGTTCCCGGCCACCGTCAGCCACGGATACAACGCCGGCTGCTGGAAGACGACCGCCCGGTCCCGGCCCGGCCCGGTCACCGGCCGCCCGCCCACCAGCACCCGGCCCCGGCTGGGAAACTCGAACCCCGCGATGAGGTGCAGGAGGGTGGTCTTGCCGCAACCGCTGGGGCCGACTACGGTCACCACCTCCCCCTCCGGCACCTCCAGGTCGACCTCCAGAAGGGCGGTCAGCGGCCGGCCGCCGCGGGCGGCCGGGGGATAGACCTTGCTGACCTGTTCCAGCCGGATCATCCCCCGTGGCCCCCCTGCCGCCCCAGCACCGCTTCCACATAAGCCGGGTTGACGTAGCGGGCGAGGTCCGGGGGGCGGCGGGCAATGGTGCCGGTGGCGGCCAACCAGGCGGCGGCTGCGGTCAGGGAGCGGGTGACCAGCGAACGGCCCACGGTGGCGGTGGTCCCCAGGCGGCGCAGCGAGAGCTGCCCGGCCAGGGAGGTGAAGGCCAGGCCCCGGGCCTGGTTGCGGGCCTCGGCCGGGGTAATGCCGTTTACCCGGGCCATGTCGGCGTAAGCCTGCCGGGGGTGGGCCCGGTAGAAGCGGTAGCCGGCGGCTTCGGCCCGGATGAAGTCCTCCACCAGCCCAGGATGAGCCCGGGCGAAACCGGTGTTGACCACCGCCAGGTTGAAGATGGGGGCGGCCTGCGCCACGTCCTGGTCGTACAGCAACACGCGCCCGCTGTCCCGCTGCATGGCGGTGAAAAAGGGCACCCAGACATAGGCCGCATCGATGCGGCCGGTGCGCCAGGCGTTGACCATGTCCTGCGGGCTCATATTTATGAGGTGCACCCTGCCCGGGTTGAGATGGTGTAGGCGCAGGGCCGTGGCCAGCTCAAAGGGGGAGGTTGAGCCCTGGACCAGGGCCACACTCCGGCCTTCCAGCCCCGCCAGACTGGTGATGCCGGACCCGTTGCGCACCACCAGGCCTTCAGCGGTGGTGTAGCGCTCCATGGCCCAGATGACCTCCAAGGGCACCCCGTCCGCGATGGCAGATACCGTCGGCGGGTTGCCCAGGGTGGTCATAAACTGCAACCGGCCCGAGGCGAGGGCGGAGAGCGCTGCCGGTCCCGAAGCGAAGTACTTGAGAACGACATGGGCCCCCCGCAGGTCACGCTGGAAGTATCCGCGGGCGATGGCCACCGCCTCGGGATCCGGCGCGTTTTCATACCCGATGGTGACGGTCGGGCCGGCGGCCACGCGGCCGCATCCCGCCAGCAGGGAGCCGGCCAGGAGCGCCGCCACCGCCGCCGCCCGGCCGGTCTGCGGTCTGCGCGCCATGCTCATTCCCTCCCCTTCCACGGCACCAACACCCGTTCCAGCAGCCGCAAGCCGAGGTCCATGGCATAGCCGGCCGCCCCGATGGCCACAATGCCCACGAAGACGAGGCCGGTCCGGATTTCATGCCCGGCATACTGAATCAGCCAGCCCAGGCCCCGGCTGGCGCCGAACATCTCCGCCGCCACCAGGCACGTCCAGGCCACCCCGATCCCGACCCGCATCCCGGTCAGGACCTCCGGCAACGCCGAGGGCAGCACCACCAGGCGGAAGACCTGCCCGGGCCGGCCGCCCAGGCATTGCGCCACCTGCAGCCGCCGCTGGGGGGTGGCCCGCACCCCGGACACGGTGGCCAGCACGACCACCGGCAAGGTACCCAGCATGATCAGCAGCACCTTGGGCAGCTCGCCGAAACCGAACCACAGGATGAGCAGGGGGATGTAGGCCAGCGGGGGCACCGGTCGCGCCAGTTGCAGGAGGGGATCTGCCAGCCGGTGGACCGGCGGGCTCACCGCCATCAGCAGCCCGGCCGGCACCCCGGCCAGCACCGCGGCGCCGAAGCCCAGCAGGATGCGCAGGACGCTGGCTCCCAGGTCGCCCCATAGGGTGCTGCCGCTCCAGCCGGCGGTCGCCAGCTGGAGAAAGTCCCGGAGGACGCGGGCCGGTCCCGGCAGGACATACGTCGGGAACCAGCCCGCCGCCGCCACCACCTGCCAGGCACCCACTAGGACCAGGACCGCCCCCAGGGAGGGGAGCCGGGCCCGCCAGGCCGTCCCCGGCTGCCCTGCCGGGGACGCCGCCGCGCCCGCTGTCCCGCCTTCCGCCGGTACCGCCATGCCCTGCCTCCGTTCCCGCCGGCGCGGGCGGCTGCCGCCGCCATCCGGCTATCCGAGGATATGCAGCAAAGGCGGGGCGGTGTGCCTGACCCCCGGGCGCAAAACGGCAACACCCAGACCGCCCGCAGGGCGCCTGGGTGTCGCAGGAACGGCAGCCGGACGGCGGACCCGGGGACCGCTAGCCGAACAGTTTGCCCATCATGGCCGCCATGAAACGGAGCCCGGCCTGCACGTCCCGGTCCATTGTCATGCGCATCAGGCCCCGCATGCCGCCCAGCTTGGGCTTCTGCTTGACGGTATCCGCCACCACCTGCTTGACGGCCGCGGTGATCTTGGCCACGTCCACGCTGTTGGCCAATTTGAGGCCATCCAGGGCCCACTGGTCGAAGGGCAAGCTTGCAAGAGTCTGCTGCATAACAATCGCGTTTTTTGCCACCTTGAGGAGACCACTGCGGTGAACCAGTAGCGCAAGTTCGAGTACGTCTGGCACCATGTCTAACAGTTCCTGCGGCGGAACCAACCAAGCAAGGCGATGGCCAACATCCAGGAGGTCGTTCACCAAGCCCGAGTTGTTCAAGAGCTTGAACACCCGCAGTCCAGCCACCAGAACTGCCGCCACGTCCTTGTCAGACGCCTCGGCCGCCATCATGGTCAGCACCACCGGGTCGATGCGCTTGGCGTATTCGACCAGCTGGGTGGTGTTGAGGTTGCTCAGGAGGCTGGCAATCAGCTTGTCCGCTTCCAGCTGGGGCAGGATGGCGGTCAGGTACTTCGACCCTTCCACCGCCAGGTCGAGCAGACCCGCGTGGTAGAAGTCGTTCAGGAGGCCGACCGCCTTGGGTAGCATCTCCATGACCGGCACGTCGGCCAGCAGGGTGCCGATCTCCACCGCCTTCTGGGTCAGGCCGGCGACCACCTCAGCGTCCAGCTGGAAGTCGGGCAGCGCCTGCAGGACCTGCAGCAGCCCCTTGTCCGCCAGCACCTTGATGGCGCGCAGCCCGGCCTGGGCTACGGCAGCCAGGTCGCGGTCGGACAGTTCCGCCGCCATCATGGTCAGGACTTCGGGATCAATGCGCTTGGCATATTCCAGCATCTGGTTATTGTTGAGGTAGCCCAGAAGGGTCGCCAATACCTTGCTGGTGTCCAGCTGGGAGAGCGCTGAGCCCATGTACGAGGTGGCGTCGATGACCAAGTCGAGCAATCCGCTGTTGTAAACATCGGTCAGCAGCCGAATCATGCGCGGCAGGATTTCCATGACCGGCACGTCGGCCATCATGGTGCTCAGCTCGACGACCAGCCCCGTGGCCTGGCTCAGGACCTCGGGGTCAATCTCTACGCTCAGGTGCTGCAAGGCGTCCAGGAACTTGAACAACAGGTCATTGTTCAAGGTGGCCTTCAGAAGTTCGGGCGCCCGGTCGAGGCGGATGTCCCCAATCTGTTCACCCAGCTTCCGGATCTCCTCCGGAAGCACCTCGGACCAGAATTCCGGCACTGCGCCCGCAAGCTGGATGGCCGTGTTCAGTAGACGCAAGGCCCCGCTGCGCTGCAGGCTCACCAGGGTCTCCATGGTTTGCGGCAGGGCCTCCCGAAGCTCGGGGGGAACGAGCTTCGAGAGGTACCCCACCGCGACGTCACTGAGCGGGCCTTGCAAGGACTCATCCAGCTGCTGCGCTGACTCGGACAGAACCTTCGCCGCCAGGTCCCCCAACGGCCCCTTGATGAGCTCGTCGAGGTTCCGGACCAACTCCCCCAGTCGGGCCAAGCCCTCCCACTGCTCGGTGGTCAGGGCGACCGGCGGCATCTGCTTGATTTCACCGACGCTCATGGCAGCCTCTCCTTGCGTGCGTCATCTCCTGCCTCAGCGGGCCGCGAGGGATCCGACTAGCCGAAGAGCTTCTCGGCCAGAAATTCCGACACCTGCCAGCCCCATTCAGGCGTCTTGCCTTTTGTTCGGAAGAACAGCTCCTTGTACTGCATCTTCAGCAGGAAGGGAATGTGGCCCATCTTGAGCACCTGCTTGCTGCCGCCGAACCAGGCGTCGGAGTTGATGTAGAAGGCCTGGTTGTCGCCCATGCTGCCGATGCAGTTAATGACCGGCTTCAG is a genomic window containing:
- a CDS encoding protein of unknown function (Evidence 5 : Unknown function), producing MRKHASQREDFLPVDDLTPIPLTRAEVRGWVRWAFWGLRVYIAIMLVLVAVGFVHGL
- the ssuB gene encoding aliphatic sulfonate ABC transporter (ATP-binding protein) (Evidence 2a : Function from experimental evidences in other organisms; PubMedId : 9782504, 11390694, 16513748, 16885442; Product type t : transporter), with translation MIRLEQVSKVYPPAARGGRPLTALLEVDLEVPEGEVVTVVGPSGCGKTTLLHLIAGFEFPSRGRVLVGGRPVTGPGRDRAVVFQQPALYPWLTVAGNVGFGLRLQGRPDPARVAKWLDLVGLAGFGRHRPYQLSGGMQQRAAIARALITEPAILLMDEPLGALDAQTRLTMQQLLLDLWRYLRPTVLFITHDVDEALLLGDRVVVLTPRPGRVRLVERLPWGRERQAEQLLTDQTFLGMKRRLLTALRAPGPQTAGGAAVPPPRPME
- a CDS encoding Glycine/betaine ABC transporter substrate-binding protein; this translates as MARRPQTGRAAAVAALLAGSLLAGCGRVAAGPTVTIGYENAPDPEAVAIARGYFQRDLRGAHVVLKYFASGPAALSALASGRLQFMTTLGNPPTVSAIADGVPLEVIWAMERYTTAEGLVVRNGSGITSLAGLEGRSVALVQGSTSPFELATALRLHHLNPGRVHLINMSPQDMVNAWRTGRIDAAYVWVPFFTAMQRDSGRVLLYDQDVAQAAPIFNLAVVNTGFARAHPGLVEDFIRAEAAGYRFYRAHPRQAYADMARVNGITPAEARNQARGLAFTSLAGQLSLRRLGTTATVGRSLVTRSLTAAAAWLAATGTIARRPPDLARYVNPAYVEAVLGRQGGHGG
- the tauC gene encoding taurine transporter subunit; membrane component of ABC superfamily (Evidence 2a : Function from experimental evidences in other organisms; PubMedId : 9401024; Product type t : transporter) yields the protein MAVPAEGGTAGAAASPAGQPGTAWRARLPSLGAVLVLVGAWQVVAAAGWFPTYVLPGPARVLRDFLQLATAGWSGSTLWGDLGASVLRILLGFGAAVLAGVPAGLLMAVSPPVHRLADPLLQLARPVPPLAYIPLLILWFGFGELPKVLLIMLGTLPVVVLATVSGVRATPQRRLQVAQCLGGRPGQVFRLVVLPSALPEVLTGMRVGIGVAWTCLVAAEMFGASRGLGWLIQYAGHEIRTGLVFVGIVAIGAAGYAMDLGLRLLERVLVPWKGRE
- a CDS encoding protein of unknown function (Evidence 5 : Unknown function), with translation MSVGEIKQMPPVALTTEQWEGLARLGELVRNLDELIKGPLGDLAAKVLSESAQQLDESLQGPLSDVAVGYLSKLVPPELREALPQTMETLVSLQRSGALRLLNTAIQLAGAVPEFWSEVLPEEIRKLGEQIGDIRLDRAPELLKATLNNDLLFKFLDALQHLSVEIDPEVLSQATGLVVELSTMMADVPVMEILPRMIRLLTDVYNSGLLDLVIDATSYMGSALSQLDTSKVLATLLGYLNNNQMLEYAKRIDPEVLTMMAAELSDRDLAAVAQAGLRAIKVLADKGLLQVLQALPDFQLDAEVVAGLTQKAVEIGTLLADVPVMEMLPKAVGLLNDFYHAGLLDLAVEGSKYLTAILPQLEADKLIASLLSNLNTTQLVEYAKRIDPVVLTMMAAEASDKDVAAVLVAGLRVFKLLNNSGLVNDLLDVGHRLAWLVPPQELLDMVPDVLELALLVHRSGLLKVAKNAIVMQQTLASLPFDQWALDGLKLANSVDVAKITAAVKQVVADTVKQKPKLGGMRGLMRMTMDRDVQAGLRFMAAMMGKLFG